The DNA segment CCGGAAGAACTACCGCCGCAAGAACGGCCACCGCCAGCCGTACACCGAGCTCAAGATCACCGGCATCACCGCCTAGCAGGAGAAGCAGAGATGGCTCACAAAAAAGGCGGCGGCTCCTCCAGGAACGGCCGCGACTCAAGCGCACAGCGCCGTGGGGTGAAGGTGTATGCCGGGGCGCCCGTGCGCGCTGGCAACATCCTGGTCCGGCAGGTCGGCTCCTCGATCCACGCCGGCCACAACGTCGGCACCGGCCGCGACTTCACGCTCTTCGCCCTCGTCGACGGCGTCGTCACGTACGAGTGGAAGTCCAACACC comes from the Sorangium aterium genome and includes:
- the rpmA gene encoding 50S ribosomal protein L27 yields the protein MAHKKGGGSSRNGRDSSAQRRGVKVYAGAPVRAGNILVRQVGSSIHAGHNVGTGRDFTLFALVDGVVTYEWKSNTKKQVSVYPAS